Proteins encoded by one window of Dioscorea cayenensis subsp. rotundata cultivar TDr96_F1 unplaced genomic scaffold, TDr96_F1_v2_PseudoChromosome.rev07_lg8_w22 25.fasta BLBR01001105.1, whole genome shotgun sequence:
- the LOC120255607 gene encoding terpene synthase 10-like — protein sequence MACSFFRIASRGFASTALTLSSFQDFSPRHEHCNKNIISAQKCSHMISNAKAQHLDYSSSSSSITQRRSANFQPTLWTNDYLQSMKDDHFMEEKFISRFEKLKDATKHLLRENKHIIHQLKLIDTLRQFGVAYHFEKEIKEAIGTINSSVNINFIKSDLFATSLFFRLVREYGYKVSQGVFDRFKNENGNFQLSLCNDIEGMLSLYETSYLVMEGEDTLEEASVFTIKHLKTIIKEQDIDPILKERVQHALEMPMHWRMLKLHTHWFIRMYEKEKNMNINLLEFAKLDFNMVQSTYKRELKQCSRWWADLGLVDKDLSFSRDRLVENYLYAMGFASEPKLSFYRMILTQVHCLITTIDDIFDVYGTLDELELFTAAVDRWDANDIDHLPKYMKICFLGLFNSTNETAYKVLKMKNVNCIPYLKKSWVELCKAYIVEAKWAHNDYTPKIKEYLENAWISIGAAPGIVYSFFCTSETISNEALENLENYPTIMRQSCLILRLFNDLGTSIEEVKRGDVKKFIQCYMHENGVSEMIARECLQDLIQETWKELNTSRFTINSPYELSFTNLAIDIARMSHYFFDYGDGFGKPNHENKDRFFSLMVEPISLG from the exons ATGGCTTGCTCCTTTTTCCGGATTGCTTCACGTGGTTTTGCTAGCACGGCACTGACCCTCTCTTCTTTTCAAGATTTTTCACCAAGACATGAACACTGCAATAAGAACATTATTAGTGCTCAAAAATGCTCACACATGATCAGCAATGCTAAAGCTCAACACCTGGactactcttcttcttcttcttcaataactCAGCGTAGGTCTGCAAATTTCCAGCCAACTCTATGGACTAATGATTATCTTCAGTCCATGAAGGATGATCATTTTATG GAGGAGAAATTTATATCAAGgtttgaaaaattgaaagatgCTACAAAGCATTTGCTTCGTGAAAACAAACACATCATCCATCAATTAAAGCTCATTGACACTCTACGACAGTTTGGGGTCGCATATCACTTTGAGAAAGAGATCAAGGAAGCCATTGGAACCATAAATAGTTCGGTGAacataaatttcataaaaagtGATTTATTTGCCACCTCACTCTTCTTTAGGCTTGTAAGGGAGTATGGTTACAAGGTTTCACAAG GAGTTTTTGAtagattcaaaaatgaaaacggCAACTTCCAATTAAGTCTTTGCAACGACATAGAAGGAATGCTTAGCTTGTATGAGACCTCTTATCTTGTCATGGAAGGAGAGGATACATTGGAGGAAGCTAGTGTTTTCACAATCAAACATCTTAAGACTATCATTAAGGAACAAGACATAGATCCCATACTTAAGGAGCGTGTACAACATGCTTTAGAGATGCCAATGCATTGGAGGATGCTAAAATTGCACACTCATTGGTTCATCAGAATGTATGAGAAGGAAAAGAACATGAACATTAATTTATTAGAGTTCGCCAAGTTAGACTTCAACATGGTCCAAAGTACATACAAAAGAGAACTCAAGCAATGTTCACG gTGGTGGGCTGATCTTGGCCTTGTCGATAAAGATTTAAGTTTCTCACGAGACCGATTAGTGGAAAACTATCTTTACGCTATGGGATTTGCATCTGAACCAAAACTCTCCTTTTATCGCATGATACTTACCCAAGTTCATTGTCTGATAACAACCATAGATGACATTTTTGATGTCTATGGCACTCTTGATGAGCTTGAGCTATTTACTGCTGCCGTTGATAG ATGGGATGCTAATGACATAGATCACCTACCAAAGTACATGAAAATATGTTTCCTAGGACTCTTCAACTCAACAAATGAAACTGCATATAAGGTCTTGAAAATGAAGAATGTGAACTGCATTCCATATCTGAAGAAATCA TGGGTTGAATTATGCAAAGCTTACATTGTGGAGGCAAAATGGGCGCACAATGATTAtacaccaaaaataaaagagtatTTGGAGAATGCATGGATTTCAATTGGTGCCGCTCCTGgaattgtttattcatttttctgcACTAGTGAAACTATATCAAATGAAGCTTTAGAAAATTTAGAGAACTATCCAACCATAATGCGTCAATCATGTTTGATTCTTCGCTTATTCAATGATCTTGGAACTTCAATt gAAGAGGTAAAGAGAGGTGATGTGAAGAAATTCATCCAATGCTACATGCATGAGAATGGTGTTTCGGAGATGATTGCACGGGAATGCCTACAAGATCTAATCCAAGAAACATGGAAAGAGCTTAATACAAGTCGTTTTACAATTAATTCTCCATATGAGCTATCCTTCACTAATTTGGCAATTGACATTGCACGCATGAGCCATTATTTTTTTGACTATGGAGATGGATTTGGTAAACCAAATCATGAGAACAAagatagatttttttctctcatggTTGAACCCATTTCGCTTGGTTAA